In the Glycine max cultivar Williams 82 chromosome 19, Glycine_max_v4.0, whole genome shotgun sequence genome, tcttgtattaatctcgAAGCAAtgtttatcctttgaagcagccttgtttgattcttttttgacatcatcaaaatcatgtatacgtacattcacattctcccccttttttatgataacaatgaagtgatttatttttgacatcatcaaaacatacaAGATTCACAGTAGCCCCATTATAAGCCTTAGTGAGGTCGACCACCATTTGAAGAACAAGACAATTGTTCGACACCGGTGCACCTACGTTCTTGAGTTGATCGAACAATTCCTTGAGTTGTTGACAATACACATAGGCATTCGGGAAATCCTCCATGTTGGTACATGAGAATTCTTGCTCAAGATTTATAGCCCAAGAATTCTTATTGTCTTAGAATATATCACGCAACCTATTCCCTGCCTCCATTGTCATTGCGTCGGGTTCAAGAATAGTATGCAACAGGTCATGTGAGATTATTGCATAGATCCATTGAAGGACCACAACATCAAGGGTTGACCACAGTTCCTTTTCTTTATCGGTTTTAGGCACCTTCTCCTTACCTTTCTCCGGTGGGACGATGTGGTGGAGGACCTTGTGATAACGTGCGTGAATATTAAACAGTTCCGCCCAC is a window encoding:
- the LOC102662451 gene encoding uncharacterized protein, giving the protein MTDSNKFHAALAVSNIKNHISITLKIGNVQYVTWAELFNIHARYHKVLHHIVPPEKGKEKVPKTDKEKELWSTLDVVVLQWIYAIISHDLLHTILEPDAMTMEAGNRLRDIF